A region of the Anopheles coustani unplaced genomic scaffold, idAnoCousDA_361_x.2 scaffold_795_ctg1, whole genome shotgun sequence genome:
ggcgaggcttgaaaatcacttccaaatacttggaataactgataatttactttaaagatgcttgaaaatcaccccgaaatacttggaaagaccgaaaatgtactttaaagatgcttgaaaatcactccgaaatacttggaaagaccgaaaatgtactttagagatgcttaaaaatcactcccaaatacttggaaagaccgaaaatgtactttggagatgctagaaaatcactccgaaatacttggaaagaccgaaaatgtactttagagatgcttaaaaatcactcccaaatacttggaaagaccgaaaatgtactttggagattcttgaaaatcactccgaaatacttggaaagaccgaaaatgctcgttggaaacgtgcaaactgaccaaagaagctaggcgaaatgcttagaggaatgcctagctcgatagctcaattcgggccgaaataacgtaaatgctctttttctgaaaaaacctccaactttaaacgtgaatagctcgaaaactagaagagataaaaggacgccgttttcagcaaaagaaaggaaatttgacgtagaaccatCATTATGGGGGTCAAACGTAACGTCAATGTTCTTGCGCGAGTTTTCTTTCGGGGTATGTTTCGGATGGCTTCAGCTGCGTTTTATAATTACCCGGGTGATTTTTGGTGGAAGAGAGAGTTTTGCTTTATTGCAACTATCTTTTATAACCTTTTTGTAACTCCCTTTTAGTTCCCCTTTTTGACGTAACGGGTTCGGccctataaatcaattatggcCGTAATTGCCATAATTgcctatgtttttgtttacgtgtTTGAGTGTCAATTTTTGCCTGATCATCCTCCGCCCCCTTGACACTCGTCAACAATTATTCTCCACGTGGTGATAAGCTCAGTTTGTTGCCTCCGGTAGCAAGCAAATTTTAGCGATTGGCCTAACCGAAATTCCCTTTGCAGTTCTTAATGTTACCACACGTGTCAAACTATCCGTGCCGGGGTGTGTCTCAACTATCCGCGCGAGTGGCCATTGTGTTGTAGGAAGAGCCTCGTCCATCAGGATTGCCAGTCTGCCAGGTGAGAAATCTGAATTGCTGCAGGTCTTCATCGTATCCCTTTGCATCTCTTGTAGATACTCGCTGGCCCAATGTTTCCAGAAGCGCTGGACGAGCAGTTGCCACTTCTGCCACTCGCTCAGGGTGTACGTCTTTCGGTTTGAATAGTCCGGCTCGGGGATGGCGTTCATGGATGTGCCTATAAGAAAATGTGCAGGTGTTAAAGCGGCTAAATCGTTGGGGTCGTCCGACATAGGCAACAGCGGACGCGAATTCATTGCTGCCTCTATTTGGTGCAGCACAGTGATGTATCCTTCATAAGGCAGTCTCGTGCTGCCCAGCTGGCGAAACAGGTGTCTTTTGGCGGTCTTCACTGCAGCTTCCCACAATCCGCCAAAGTGTGGAGCCCTTGGTGGACTGAAGTGCCAAGTGATGCCCATATCAGCACAAGTCGAAACGATGATGTTGCTTTGCTCCTGATCATGGAGCATCTCGAATAGCTCACTAAGCTCCCGGGCTGCGCCTTCGAAGTTTTTACCGTTGTCCGAGTAGATATGGGACGGACGTCCTCGGCGCGATGCAAACCGTCGAAGTGATGCTAGGAAACCAGCAGTGGTCAAATCACCCACTAGTTCCAGGTGAACAGCCTTCgtagcaaagcaaacaaatacgcAGAGGTATGCTTTGGCGGGCTCTGCTCGTTTGTGGATCGGTCGTAGGTAGATCGGCCCAGCATAGTCCACTCCGATGGTCGCGAACGGTCGATTCGGTGTGATCCGCGATGATGGTAACTGCCCGATTTGTTGCTGCGCAAGTATGGGCTGTTGGCGAATGCATCGTAAGCAGTGCCTAACGACGCTTTTCACCAGATGTCGTCCGTCGAGTGGCCAAAATTCTTCGCGAATCTGGGAAAGCAGCAATCTTCCGCCACCATGTATGAGTTCTCTATGAAGGTGCTCTGCGATGCGGCGTGCGAAGATGTGCTTCTTGGGCAGAAgaattggatgtttcgattgaTAAGGCAGTTGTGAGAGCTTGAGGCGCCCTCCTACTCTCATAACTCCTTCGCTGTCGATGAACGGGCTCAGACGTCTAAGTGGTGAGCGCTTTGGAACCACCTCACGCTTCCTCAACCGCTCGAGCTCCGTTGGAAATGCGTCTTGCTGTGCCAGCTTGCATAGCACAGTTTTAGCAGCTTCCATGAGGTCCGGAGTGATAGTTGATGACGCTGGGGGCTCCAATGGATCGCGGCGAGTACGGCACTTCTCCTTAGCATTGCGCACGAATCTAAGGCAATACCCAATGACGCGTAGAAGCTTGGTGTATGATGAGTACCGCTCGAACCAAGGATGCACTGTCTCGATGACGGCAACCGCTGCACTCACTTGACGAATCTCTAGCTCGGCACCATCCACAACCGTTGGTGTTGAATTTGGCCATTCAGACGCTGGACGAATTAACCACTCTGGACCGCTGCTCCACAGTGCACTTTTCACGAAATCTGCTGCGGTCACGCCTCGTGATACCAAGTCAGCAGGATTCGAACATCCCGCAATGTGTTTCCAGGGATGGAGATGTGAGTAGGCTTGTACCTCCGCGACGCGATTGCCTACATACGTTTTCCAATTGTTGGGCGGTGAACTCAGCCAATGCAGCGTAACTGTCGAGTCGGACCAAAAATATGACTCCGCTGATTCGAGTCCCATCGCCTGCTTCACACGATCGTATAAATGCGCTCCTGTAACGGCTGCATTAAGTTCTAATCGCGGTAATGTAACCCGTTTTAGTGGTGCTAAACGTGACTTCGATGCTAATAGCGAGATTCGTACGTgtccttgtttgttttcacaacgCGAGTAAATACATGCACCGAACGCGGCTTCAGAGGCATCACAAAACGTATGTAACTGAACGCGAGAATCAGGTAAGAGAGCGTAGCGATCACTTTTATAACCGGAAATAATTGGCCAGTCGGATTTAATGGATGTCCACTTTTTATAGATGCTGTCAGAAACAGGATTATCCCAGCCAGGCTTCTGCACCCACAATTCCTGCATCAGCAACTTAGCGCGAATGATGATCGGCGATATCAATCCTATCGGATCGAACATTCGGGAGATGCCAGAGAATATTAACCGCATTGTGGGGTAGCTAGTGTCGGCGTCGATCCGCGACTCGAAGGATAAAACGTCAGCTTCGGGCTCCCAAGCGATACCGAGTGCCTTTATCTTCTCGTCGGGCATAAATTGAAGCGTTGACTGCGTTCCGATCTGATCCTCCGTCAAACCAGAGAGCACGGCCAACTTACTAGAGGTCCATTTTCGCAGAGAGAATCCACCCTTTTTTAACAATTCATCGAGCTCCTCTCGTAGCTGCTTTGCTTGCTCCTCTGAATCAGCACCACCGATGAAGTCGTCCACGTAGAAATTTTGAACCAAAGCTTGTGCAGCATGCGGAAAGTTCGTGCCTTCATCCTCGGCCAACTGCAGCAACGTACGCGTAGCCAAAAAAGAAGATGGAGCAAGCCCGTAGGTCACCGTATTCAGCTCGTAAGTCTCCACTGAAGCATCCGGTGAGAATCGAAACAACACGCGTTGAAACCGACGGTCATCAGGATGGACTTCTATCTGCCTGTACATTTTCGCGATGTCACCAACGAGCGCTACTTTGTAGGTGCGAAAACGAAGAATTATATCCAGCAACTGGTCTTGCACTACTGGACCGACACGCAATGCATCGTTTAGCGAATATCCAGTAGATGTCTTCGCTGATCCGTCGAAAACGACCCGGAGCTTTGTCGTCGTACTAG
Encoded here:
- the LOC131271308 gene encoding uncharacterized protein LOC131271308, with the translated sequence MPAEPIILSSRRAILLVSLSRYESFVRDFQQDRDLVEVEARISKFERLCEDLEKLQQELEDGATTEEEVKQNEALRADFEPRLIRVEAELKAKRPSQGSSFNATGNSLAGIKLPTISLPQFHGDYMEWLTFRDTFECLIHDNRDLPAIQKFHYLRAAIKGEAAQVIEAITISAANYEIAWQALTARYSNEYLLKKRHLQALFTMTPAKRETATALHLLVDEFERHKKTLDHLGERTDTWGVLLEHLLCTKLPTSTLRDWEEHASNEESPTYASLIVFLQRRMRVLETLSVNKEQDDHSAGTFSTAMPAASIGPATNDHTANLQRTFAAAMERAPTQVLLQTAIINIVDSFGLVHPARALLDSASQPDMISSQLAHRLRLKRKKVNVMLQGAGQSTRPLKESVHAKIASRTKQFEVGVEFLIVDKLMANLPLRDVNTTSWNIPSELILADPEFYKSSAIDIILGARHYAAFFEGSAQLKLAPTLPTLQESVFGWVVTGSIGSPEPSEGTSNVAHTTAVICMTTLEESIERFWKSEELWFNDGYSPEERQCEAIYRNTTQRDPSGRYIVRLPKQPDFFDKLGLSRDMALNRFILLERRLQRDPDLKEEYHKFMKEYLELGHMTPTSPADNDHGYYLPHHPVLKESSTTTKLRVVFDGSAKTSTGYSLNDALRVGPVVQDQLLDIILRFRTYKVALVGDIAKMYRQIEVHPDDRRFQRVLFRFSPDASVETYELNTVTYGLAPSSFLATRTLLQLAEDEGTNFPHAAQALVQNFYVDDFIGGADSEEQAKQLREELDELLKKGGFSLRKWTSSKLAVLSGLTEDQIGTQSTLQFMPDEKIKALGIAWEPEADVLSFESRIDADTSYPTMRLIFSGISRMFDPIGLISPIIIRAKLLMQELWVQKPGWDNPVSDSIYKKWTSIKSDWPIISGYKSDRYALLPDSRVQLHTFCDASEAAFGACIYSRCENKQGHVRISLLASKSRLAPLKRVTLPRLELNAAVTGAHLYDRVKQAMGLESAESYFWSDSTVTLHWLSSPPNNWKTYVGNRVAEVQAYSHLHPWKHIAGCSNPADLVSRGVTAADFVKSALWSSGPEWLIRPASEWPNSTPTVVDGAELEIRQVSAAVAVIETVHPWFERYSSYTKLLRVIGYCLRFVRNAKEKCRTRRDPLEPPASSTITPDLMEAAKTVLCKLAQQDAFPTELERLRKREVVPKRSPLRRLSPFIDSEGVMRVGGRLKLSQLPYQSKHPILLPKKHIFARRIAEHLHRELIHGGGRLLLSQIREEFWPLDGRHLVKSVVRHCLRCIRQQPILAQQQIGQLPSSRITPNRPFATIGVDYAGPIYLRPIHKRAEPAKAYLCVFVCFATKAVHLELVGDLTTAGFLASLRRFASRRGRPSHIYSDNGKNFEGAARELSELFEMLHDQEQSNIIVSTCADMGITWHFSPPRAPHFGGLWEAAVKTAKRHLFRQLGSTRLPYEGYITVLHQIEAAMNSRPLLPMSDDPNDLAALTPAHFLIGTSMNAIPEPDYSNRKTYTLSEWQKWQLLVQRFWKHWASEYLQEMQRDTMKTCSNSDFSPGRLAILMDEALPTTQWPLARIVETHPGTDSLTRVVTLRTAKGISVRPIAKICLLPEATN